CGTCGAAACGGCGTCGGAGACGGCCTCGACGCTCTGAGACAGGATTGGGAGTCGGCGCCTGAGATCGTCGCCGAAATTGTTTTGTAGCCCTCGCCGCGCCGCTCCGGGCGTGAGCGCCTTTTGCGTCGCGCGAATCCATCCCAGAAGCTTCGGGGATCTGGGCGGCTCCTGCTTCTTCATATGCCTTTGGCCGGGCCTTCGTCGGGAGAAACTTGCGCCGAAGGGCGCGCGGCGCGATGCGATTCGTTCCTGCAGGCGCTATTTGCGATCATCCAAAAATAATCCCGGCGAGAGCAGGGCGCAACCCGGCCTCAAGGAAGCATTTCCGTCGTCGCATATAGGGAAAGTCCTGGGTGAAAATAGGGATCGTCCCTTATGACTGCGCGCCAACGCTCTAAAAAAAAGCGTCTCTCGCGCGCGTATACCTGCTGAAGCCGCAATCCTCCGCCGCGACTGGCGGACTGATGATGAATAAGAACGACTTGCGAATGACAGATGGTCCGCCATCCGCGCTCGCCGAGGCGCAGGCAGAGATCGACGTCGTTGAGATCCACAGGAAGATTGACCTCGTCGAAACGCCCGGCCGCGTCGAATTTTTTTCGCTCGACCATCATGCATGCCGCCGTGACGGCGGAAACTTCATGCGGCGCGAGATTACGGCCCCACCACCCCGGCGCTTTTTCGTCGAGACCGGCGCCGAAATGGCCCGCGACGCCGCCCATGCCCAAAAGCACGCCCACATGCTGCGTTTTCCGGTCCGGGTAGAGGAGCTTGGCGCCGACTGCGCCAACTTTCGGGTCGCGGGCGAAATAAAGCAGCCGTTCGATCCAGTCCGGCGTGACGATCTGCGTGTCGTTATTCAGAAAAAGAAGGAACTCGCCATCGCAGGCCTGCGCGCCCGCATTGCTCAGCGTGGAGAAATTGAATTCTCCAGGTATTTTGACGACTTTCAAGCGATCAAAGGTCGCTTCAATATCCCGAATCAGTTCGAGGGTCCGCGGTTCGACGCTATCATTATCGACGAGGACCACATCGAAATTCGAATACGCCGTCCGCTCGAAAAGGCTCGCCAGGCAAGCCTCGAGAAGGTCGGCCTTGTCCCGCGTCGGGATGACGATGCTGACCGATGGTCGCGCGTCTCTGCAAATCGCTTCAAATTGCGCAGGCGTCGGAGCGGGAGCCGCCGGGAATTCGAACAGAGGCAGCCGCAGAGCGCCGACCTCGTGCGGCGATAACCCATCAACGACCCGGTCTGCAGACATGTCGTCTTGGCGAGCGCCCGCAAGCGCCGCGCGAACGAAGGCCGCGCGACCGATATAAGGCTGCGAGAGATGAAGAGTTGGGCTCCACCCTGGCTTCAATACGGGTTTCCAGCCGGCGTAATCTGAGCAAATCTCGTCGCAATAGGCCAGTTGATGCGACGGAAATCTGGAAAAATATGCGTCGAAACAGGCGACGGCGTTGGGGCGGACGAGATCCCCGGCGCGCAGCCAGGCGACGAAATCTGTCGGGAGCGGGTTTTCGTCCGGCCGGAATTGGGCTCGACCCGTCCAATCGGCCACACGCGCGCGCGCGTAGATCTTTGGTCGCGCCTTCCAAACGCACGCGCCACTGGTCGGAGGACTGTCCCTGGATCGACGCGCAGGTTGCGTCGACTTCTTGCGCCGACGCGCCCGCAACGTCGACAAAAAACCAGAAATGGGGCCGAGCGCCGGAATAGTCGGTCGGTCTTGCCGGGAGTTCGCGGTCAAGATGGCGTCGCGCGCGCCAGGCGGCATAGGCGTCGAGCGGCTCTCCACCCAAGGCCCAGCGCCAATTGAGGTCCGCTTCTTCCTCTAAACCGACCCATCCGGCGGCGACGGCGAAGAAAAGTCGCTTGGGAGAGCGACGCAGGCGACGAATCACGTCCAGACAGCGGGCCCTTCCCATCTCCACAAGGTCGAATTCAAAGCGGCCAGGCCGATTGGTCGGGCTGATCCAGACGTCTTTGCATCCGCGTGGCGATCGGATGATCGCCACGCCCAGACCGTCGACCGGCGCCGGGAGAATATGATCTCGGTAGGACGCCTCTCCAAGCCAAAAGCGTAAAATCGGCCGCGTGGGCGGGTCGCAATTTCGCGAAGCGTAGGAGAGTTGCAGGAAGCGCGCACGCTCAATTTGAAGCGTGGGATCAATCCCCAGCCAGGGCTCGGAACTCAAAGCGACGAAGGAGGACCCCTCCCTCGCGACGTCTTTCCGGAGCTCCAGACACGCGGGGCGTTCTAGGAGGCGAGACGTTTTGGGTGACAACATTGCCCCTGGGTCGCGTCAACCGGCGAGCCGGCCAAGTCAGAATCGAGCGCAACTGGACTGACGGAGGAGCGAAAATCTTCAAGAAAAGATTAATCGCGAACAAACCACCTGCTGGAACGAAATTACGCGGCCCCACCGACAAGGTCAACGACCGGCGCGTAAGTCACAATCTGCGCTTATAATCTGGAAAGCCATCCTGGATGCGGGGGTAGGATTTGAACCTACGACCTTCAGGTTATGAGCCTGACGAGCTACCGGGCTGCTCCACCCCGCGGCAGGGAGCGAATAGGGCGTGGCGACTGGCGAATAGTTTGGTCTACTCGCTATTCGCCACTCCCTATTCGCTTGCCGTTTTTTTGCGAGATCGTTGAAGAGGAGGATGTGTTTGGCAGGCCTGGCGACGACCTACTCTCCCAGGTCTTGAGACATAGTACCATTGGCGCGGAAGCGTTTGACGGCCGAGTTCGGGATGGGATCGGGTCTGATCGCTTCGCCGAGGGCCACCAGGCCGGCGAAACACATTTCGAAGCAAGAGGGGCAGTCGGCAGTCGGGCTTCGGCAGTCGATTTCCGACTGCCTACTGCCGATTGCCGAAGCCCGCTATGGTCTTTCTATTTGTTTTTTTGCCATCGCCGTTTGCGATGGGCGTTGATAAATGAGAGCGATCAAGCCGATCGAGCTATTAGTACCGGTAAGCTACGCAGGTCGCCCTGCTTCCACACCCGGCCTATCAACGTGGTCGTCTTCCACGGCTCTCGAGGGAGAACTGGTTTTGAGGTGGGTTTCCCGCTTAGATGCATTCAGCGGTTATCCCGTCCATACATAGCTACCCTGCACTGCGGCTGGCGCCACAACAGGTCCACCAGAGGTATGTTCATCCCGGTCCTCTCGTACTAGGGACAAATCCTCTCAATTCTCCGACACCCACGGCAGATAGGGACCGAACTGTCTCACGACGTTCTGAACCCAGCTCACGTACCACTTTAATCGGCGAACAGCCGAACCCTTGGGACCTTCTCCAGCCCCAGGATGTGATGAGCCGACATCGAGGTGCCAAACAACCCCGTCGATATGGACTCTTGGGGGTTATCAGCCTGTTATCCCCGGCGTACCTTTTATCCGTTGAGCGATGGCCCACCCACTCGGGACCACCGGATCACTATGACCGACTTTCGTCTCTGCTCGACTTGTCTGTCTCGCAGTCAGGCAGGCTTATGCCATTGCACTCGACGAGCGATTTCCGACCGCTCTGAGCCCACCATCGCGCGCCTCCGTTACTCTTTGGGAGGCGACCGCCCCAGTCAAACTGCCTACCATGCATTGTCCCGGACCCGGATGACGGATCGCGGTTAGACATCCATGACGATAAGGGTGGTATTTCAAGGGTGGCTCCACCAGAGCTGGCGCCCCGGCTTCAAAGCCTACCACCTATCCTACACATGCCGACACGAATGCCAATGCAAAGTTACAGTAAAGGTGCACGGGGTCTTTCCGTCTGACCGCAGGAACCCCGCATCTTCACGGGGAATTCAATTTCACTGAGCTGACGTTGGAGACAGCGGGGAAGTCATTACGCCATTCGTGCAGGTCGGAACTTACCCGACAAGGAATTTCGCTACCTTAGGACCGTTATATTTACGGCCGCCGTTTACCGGGGCTTCAATTCAAGGCGTGAACCTCTCCTCTTAACCTTCCGGCACCGGGCAGGCGTCAGACCCTATACGTCATCTTGCGATTTCGCAGAGCCCTGTGTTTTTGTTAAACAGTTGCCACCCCCTGGTCTGTGCCCCTCCCACCTGCTTGCGCAGATAGAAGGCCTCCTTATCCCGAAGTTACGGAGGTAAATTGCCGAGTTCCTTCAACGTCATTCTCTCAAGCGCCTTGGTATGCTCTACCAGTCCACCTGTGTCGGTTTCGGGTACGGTCTGATGCGGAGGCTATTTCCTGGCGCGAGTTCACTGCCCGGACAATCCAGTAAGTCCAGACAATCTACCCCACGCGTCACCATCCGCTGGCTCACGAATATTAACGTGATTCCCATCGACTACGCCTTTCGGCCTCGCCTTAGGGACCGGCTAACCCTGCGAAGATTAACTTTACGCAGGAACCCTTGGACTTTCGGCGACACTGTCTTTCACAGTGTTTCTCGTTACTCATGTCAGCATTCGCACTTCCGATGCCTCCAGAGCGTCTCACGACTACTCCTTCACAGGCTTACGGAACGCTCCGCTACCGCTCACCCTTGCGGATGAACCCAAAGCTTCGGCTCGCAGCTTGAGCCCCGTTACATCTTCGGCGCGAGAACCCTTATTTAGACCAGTGAGCTGTTACGCTTTCTTTAAAGGATGGCTGCTTCTAAGCCAACCTCCTGGTTGTTTTGGGATTCTTACATCCTTTCCCACTTAGCTGCGAATTGGGGGCCTTAGCTGTTGGTCTGGGTTGTTTCCCTCTCCACGATGGACGTTAGCACCCACCGTGTGTCTCCCGCACAGTTCTTCCAGGTATTCGGAGTTTGGTTGGGTTTGGTAAGTCTGTGGGACCCCCTAGCCCATCCAGTGCTCTACCCCCTGGAGAATACATGCGAGGCGCTACCTAAATAGCTTTCGCGGAGAACCAGCTATTTCCGAGTTTGGTTGGCCTTTCACCCCTAACCACAAGTCATCCGAGTCTATTTCAACAGACACCGGTTCGGTCCTCCAGTGCATGTTACTGCACCTTCAACCTGCTCATGGCTAGATCACTCGGTTTCGGGTCTAAAGCAACGAACTGAACGCCCTGTTCAGACTCGCTTTCGCTGCGCCTACGCCTACCGGCTTAAGCTTGCTCGTTACTTTAAGTCGCTGACCCATTATACAAAAGGTACGCCGTCACCCAGGACGAACCTTGGGCTCCGACTGTTTGTAGGTATCCGGTTTCAGGGACTGTTTCACTCCCCTCGTCGGGGTGCTTTTCACCTTTCCCTCACGGTACTTGTTCACTATCGGTCGCTGAGGAGTACTTAGGCTTGGAGAGTGGTCTCCCCATGTTCAGACAGGATTGCACGTGTCCCGCCCTACTCGTATCTCTCAATCTTCGAAATCCCTACGGGGCTGTCACCCGCTATGGCCCGACTTTCCAGACGGTTCGAGTTGGAAGATCAAAAGCGTTGGCCTGGTCCGCGTTCGCTCGCCACTACTAACGGAGTCTCGTTGATGTCCTTTCCTCCGGTTACTTAGATGTTTCAGTTCACCGGGTTCGCTTTTATGACCTATGGATTCAGTCATAAATACCTTCTCATGATCTCTGTTAGTCCAAAGACATCGCGTTTTTGCGCCGCAAGCGGCGCGCCCCTCGCATTGGCTCGGCGTCGCGTTCGCTCCTAGCGCCGCTTGCGCGACGCCGGGGCCAAAGCCCGCCGTTCCCCTTCAAGGAACACGATGACGTTGATCCTGCGCTGTGCGCGCAGATCAAACTCTTCGGAATAACAGAGATCGAAGGTGGGTTTCCCCATTCGGAAATCCGCGGATCAAAGGTTGTTCGCACCTCCCCACGGCTTATCGCAGCGTACCACGTCCTTCATCGCCTCTCAGCGCCAAGGCATCCACCGAATACCCTTAAGGCACTTGATCGCTCTCATTATCAACACCCACCCCTCGGCAGAGGTCATACGGCTTGCGCCATATGCGGGTGTGATAGAAAGACCATTTGCTTCGAACATATCCGAGAACATCGCGGTCAAGCAGATGCTCACAACTGGCGGCTCGCCTTCTCGAACGATGCGAAGTCCGATCACCCGCACGAATGCAGACAATCTCGCTTCCGTTCGATAAACGATCGGATATGTTTCCTCTTCACGATGACAGACAGCACGCATAAGGCCATTTCGGCGCAAATGCGGATTCGGTTTATCCAAGGTCCTTCAAGCCTCCGGCGGGCCCTTGCGAGCCTCGCGCAAGCGCCGGCAATCTTGCCGTCTGGTGGAGCCAGACGGGATCGAACCGACGACCTCATGCTTGCAAAGCACGCGCTCTCCCAACTGAGCTATGGCCCCATATGGAAAAGCTGCGCGAAAATGGTGGGCCTGGGAAGACTTGAACTTCCGACCTCACGCTTATCAAGCGCGCGCTCTAACCAACTGAGCTACAAGCCCAATAACTGCCCGACGCGCCAGTCCTTGCGCATATCCCGATCCGAAAAGCCTCACAACCTTCCGGGGATATGCGAACCAGCGCCCTTACCGGGCGGGCTCGTCCTTGGATAGAAGAAAGAGAAACGAAGACGGCGGGCGTCCCGCAAGATCGGCCTGACTGGCCGTTTTGTTCCAAGAGATCCAGAAAGCGAGAGGTCTTGCGACATCGCCATTGAGGATCTTCCTTAGAAAGGAGGTGATCCAGCCGCAGGTTCCCCTACGGCTACCTTGTTACGACTTCACCCCAGTCGCTGACCCTACCGTGGTCGCCTGCCTCCTTGCGGTTGGCGAAACGCCTTCGGGTAAAACCAACTCCCATGGTGTGACGGGCGGTGTGTACAAGGCCCGGGAACGTATTCACCGCAGCGTGCTGATCTGCGATTACTAGCGATTCCACCTTCATGCACTCGAGTTGCAGAGTGCAATCCGAACTGAGACGGCTTTTTGAGATTTGCTCCAGGTCGCCCTTTCGCTTCCCATTGTCACCGCCATTGTAGCACGTGTGTAGCCCAGCCTGTAAGGGCCATGAGGACTTGACGTCATCCCCACCTTCCTCGCGGCTTATCACCGGCAGTCCCCCTAGAGTGCCCAACTGAATGATGGCAACTAAGGGCGAGGGTTGCGCTCGTTGCGGGACTTAACCCAACATCTCACGACACGAGCTGACGACAGCCATGCAGCACCTGTGCTCCGGCCCCTTGCGGGAAGAAAGCCATCTCTGGCGATCATACCGGGCATGTCAAAAGCTGGTAAGGTTCTGCGCGTTGCTTCGAATTAAACCACATGCTCCACCGCTTGTGCGGGCCCCCGTCAATTCCTTTGAGTTTTAATCTTGCGACCGTACTCCCCAGGCGGGATGCTTAAAGCGTTAGCTGCGCCACTGAAGAGCATGCTCCCCAACGGCTAGCATCCATCGTTTACGGCGTGGACTACCAGGGTATCTAATCCTGTTTGCTCCCCACGCTTTCGCACCTCAGCGTCAGTACCGGGCCAGTGAGCCGCCTTCGCCACTGGTGTTCTTGCGAATATCTACGAATTTCACCTCTACACTCGCAGTTCCACTCACCTCTCCCGGACTCGAGACCTCCAGTAT
The nucleotide sequence above comes from Methylocystis parvus OBBP. Encoded proteins:
- a CDS encoding glycosyltransferase family 2 protein, whose protein sequence is MPPGARDAILTANSRQDRPTIPALGPISGFLSTLRARRRKKSTQPARRSRDSPPTSGACVWKARPKIYARARVADWTGRAQFRPDENPLPTDFVAWLRAGDLVRPNAVACFDAYFSRFPSHQLAYCDEICSDYAGWKPVLKPGWSPTLHLSQPYIGRAAFVRAALAGARQDDMSADRVVDGLSPHEVGALRLPLFEFPAAPAPTPAQFEAICRDARPSVSIVIPTRDKADLLEACLASLFERTAYSNFDVVLVDNDSVEPRTLELIRDIEATFDRLKVVKIPGEFNFSTLSNAGAQACDGEFLLFLNNDTQIVTPDWIERLLYFARDPKVGAVGAKLLYPDRKTQHVGVLLGMGGVAGHFGAGLDEKAPGWWGRNLAPHEVSAVTAACMMVERKKFDAAGRFDEVNLPVDLNDVDLCLRLGERGWRTICHSQVVLIHHQSASRGGGLRLQQVYARERRFFLERWRAVIRDDPYFHPGLSLYATTEMLP